One Drosophila subobscura isolate 14011-0131.10 chromosome U, UCBerk_Dsub_1.0, whole genome shotgun sequence DNA window includes the following coding sequences:
- the LOC117902785 gene encoding tripartite motif-containing protein 45 yields the protein MSERHIKPIFKRRTSASTKSVSSGPPIIDYERMEGENGAKVVPTAAVAPPPPPPPVPTTGKLMLKLSSSKISLRKNPPQGQGQRQLLQTLPIAEAVRRKSAPQLFTFAIAPKVEGTLADTPTVPKLELSNCIIRRSRTLGLPGPVQPTLTEIPLEEAQVQDSGSEQSSSLAGGGGSSTSPESLLDNILSGASSVSVQSSSSSSQASNVTVAQPQIRAKPEQLQPKRLLSLKASPELRVSPPTPDTAQPRHEMLPRLLLPSVERPPTLEIYNAHSPIIRSRSNSPAITPSPSPSITLRPSTPPETTLITFGDELKCAICMDVYTDPRTLHCLHSFCLQCLVNENFKEEACATWDHSQSEVPSNYSLRSEMGGSSAELATVSPARQRGASFSLRRKKSMDRLVVRSKSDGKRSTSSFSTRFTGSFVSDIAPRCIRCHVCQYPTDVPLGGVRLLPQNYLLVRRIEVLRLQAGEDVISRVWCSLCSDEISATYHCISCTLNLCSLCKEAHERQRSTANHRMRSILELRRARKQKQQQLGLGDSSKLVLKCGLHTNFELKAFCVVCRQLACTDCLVLLHKGHRHETVARAIGQQGKLLREATDQTRPLCQYAEHSIERLNDIARGINARCDDIHSQVERHMQGYFEAVEVHRRTLLQQISRARESKVEIILKQQLDLEKRTQEALDAVRFSQELSEIGADAEILSFVGILLKRFEFCQQFKPPVDPKISDSLHFLPKIRAPATKDQRDIPLYGIITMQVVEPSLCTLEWEGFSQLRLHRKADLMLHSRDADGVSLCHGGLQINCMIKYKDSTSKFLPIDVADNRDGTYNISFTPDSQGTLILTITINERPIKSSPFTFQARQVRPHTGIYHCCSFCSGKGSRSVKCSCEGRMPGYSGCGHGHVGHPGRRHWSCCGNVLENSECNVANKLLNA from the exons ATGAGCGAGCGCCACATAAAACCCATCTTCAAGCGAAGGACGAGCGCCTCCACGAAGAGCGTCAGCAGCGGCCCACCAATCATCGACTATGAGCGCATGGAGGGGGAGAATGGAGCCAAGGTTGTGCCTACAGCAGCTGtggctccacctccaccaccaccaccagtaCCAACCACTGGCAAACTGATGCTTAAGTTGAGCTCCTCAAAGATTTCCCTGCGTAAGAATCCTccgcagggacagggacaacgACAGCTGCTACAGACCCTGCCCATTGCCGAGGCAGTGCGTCGTAAGTCGGCGCCACAGCTGTTCACCTTTGCCATTGCACCCAAAGTGGAGGGCACCTTGGCGGACACGCCCACAGTGCCCAAACTGGAGCTGAGCAACTGCATCATTCGACGCTCCCGGACACTGGGATTGCCGGGGCCCGTTCAACCCACGCTAACGGAGATACCCCTGGAGGAGGCTCAAGTTCAGGACAGTGGGAGTGAGCAAAGCAGCAGCCTGGCTGGCGGGGGTGGTAGCTCGACCTCGCCAGAGTCGCTGCTGGACAACATCCTGAGCGGTGCCTCGTCCGTGTCCGTgcagagtagcagcagcagcagccaggccagcAATGTGAcggtggcacagccacagatcaGAGCCAAGCCAGAGCAGCTGCAACCCAAGCGATTGCTGAGTCTCAAGGCCTCGCCCGAGCTGAGGGTGTCGCCACCCACGCCGGACACGGCACAGCCCAGGCATGAGATGCTCCCGCGATTGCTACTCCCATCCGTGGAGCGGCCACCCACACTGGAGATCTACAATGCACACAGTCCCATCATCAGAAGTCGCTCCAATTCGCCAGCCATCACGCCCTCACCCTCACCGAGCATTACGCTGAGACCTAGCACGCCGCCAGAGACAACTTTGATCACCTTCGGGGATGAGCTGAAGTGCGCCATCTGCATGGATGTCTACACGGATCCGCGGACCCTACACTGCCTGCACTCCTTTTGCCTGCAGTGTCTGGTCAATGAGAACTTCAAGGAGGAGGCCTGCGCCACGTGGGATCACTCACAGAGCGAGGTGCCCTCCAACTACAGTCTGCGCTCGGAGATGGGCGGCTCGAGTGCCGAACTGGCGACGGTTTCCCCTGCCCGACAGCGTGGTGCCAGCTTCAGTTTGCGACGCAAAAAGTCCATGGATCGTTTGGTGGTTCGG TCGAAGAGCGATGGCAAGCGTTCCACTAGTTCCTTTAGCACTCGCTTTACAGGCAGCTTTGTCAGCGACATTGCTCCACGCTGCATACGCTGCCATGTGTGTCAGTATCCCACGGATGTGCCACTGGGTGGAGTGCGTCTGCTGCCACAGAATTATTTGCTGGTGCGGCGCATCGAAGTGCTGCGACTGCAGGCGGGCGAAGATGTCATCTCGAGGGTTTGGTGTTCGCTCTGCAGCGATGAGATTAGC GCCACTTATCACTGCATCAGTTGCACCCTCAATCTGTGCTCGCTGTGCAAGGAGGCCCACGAGCGGCAGCGTTCCACAGCCAATCATCGCATGAGAAGCATCCTGGAGCTCCGGCGCGCAcgcaagcaaaagcagcagcaactgggcCTGGGAGACAGCAGCAAGCTGGTGCTCAAGTGTGGCCTCCACACTAACTTTGAGCTGAAAGCCTTCTGCGTGGTGTGTCGACAGTTGGCCTGCACGGActgcctggtgctgctgcacaagGGACATCGCCATGAGACCGTTGCGCGGGCCATTGGGCAGCAGGGTAAGTTGCTCCGGGAAGCCACCGATCAGACGCGTCCGCTGTGTCAGTATGCTGAGCATTCCATCGAAAGATTAAATGATATAGCCAGAGGCATCAATGCCAGATGCGATGACATACACAGCCAGGTGGAGCGGCATATGCAGGGCTACTTCGAGGCAGTGGAAGTGCATCGGAgaacgctgctgcagcaaataAGTCGCGCCAGGGAGTCCAAGGTGGAGATAATACTCAAGCAGCAATTGGATTTGG AAAAACGCACGCAGGAGGCCTTGGATGCTGTGCGCTTCAGCCAGGAGCTGTCCGAAATCGGTGCCGATGCAGAGATACTCAGCTTTGTGGGCATTCTCCTTAAGCGTTTCGAGTTCTGTCAGCAATTCAAGCCCCCGGTGGATCCCAAGATCTCCGACTCGCTGCACTTTCTACCCAAAATACGGGCACCAGCCACCAAGGATCAGCGGGATATACCCCTCTATGGCATCATTACCATGCAAGTGGTGGAGCCATCGTTGTGCACCCTCGAGTGGGAGGGCTTTTCCCAGCTGCGACTCCACAGGAAGGCCGATCTAATGCTGCACTCGCGGGATGCGGATGGCGTTTCCCTCTGCCATGGTGGCCTGCAGATCAACTGTATGATCAAGTACAAGGACTCCACGTCCAAGTTTCTGCCCATCGATGTGGCGGACAATCGTGATGGCACCTACAACATCTCCTTCACGCCCGACTCTCAGGGCACTTTGATCCTAACGATCACCATCAATGAGCGGCCCATCAAGAGCAGTCCCTTCACGTTCCAGGCCAGGCAGGTGCGTCCACACACTGGAATCTATCActgttgctccttttgctcggGCAAGGGCAGCCGCAGTGTCAAGTGCAGCTGTGAGGGACGCATGCCGGGCTACAGTGGCTGTGGGCACGGCCACGTGGGGCATCCGGGACGCCGTCATTGGTCCTGCTGTGGCAATGTGCTAGAGAACTCGGAATGTAATGTGGCCAACAAGCTGCTGAATGCTTAA
- the LOC117902791 gene encoding sodium-coupled monocarboxylate transporter 2 has product MEALERNNANSYRFGTIDYIVFLGMIVLSTTTGIYFGCIKKSKPKLEETEPTLPTTTPVARRKHDFGSEKMSEYLLGSRNLKVFPVAMSLIASYISGVTILGTTSEIYNYGTQYWFIAIAIVLQGIAVSYIYIPVFSALQVGSSYEYLEMRFHSVIRSIASFMFILDEILFLPFIVYVPALALNQVSGINLHVIAVIIVVVCVFYTFVGGIKAVVHTDAWQVLVMFLSVLAVAVLATYYANGWDALFDDASKGGRLIFTNTDPSPYVRHTIWSVLIGGFSYWTSFNAVNQTMVQRYMSLPSLKKARASMAIFTIGVAAFVSVCCYVGLLIFEMYKDCDPLSSGLITHDDQLLPLFVVQSVGHIYGMPGLFIAGIFGAALSSLSVVLNSTSLVILEDIVRGCFKMKPSERASNIVVKSTVIVLGFVALSLVFVLEQLSGILSICTSMTAIAAGTTFGLFTLGMLVPWANTVGTAVGGIASALLAGWISFGTQFTIAAGELNSQKLPISVEGCVGNVTMPENIWVDEEQVFPLYRLSYHWINPIGVATAIVVGALVSLVTKPTDIKSLDPDVISPVIHRFLPKECFEGRNLHAQAHKNLLNSST; this is encoded by the exons ATGGAAGCG TTGGAAAGGAACAATGCGAATAGCTACAGATTCGGCACCATTGACTATATTGTATTTCTGGGCATGATTGTGCTCTCCACCACCACTGGCATATATTTTGGATGCATTAA AAAGAGTAAACCGAAGCTGGAGGAGACGGAACCCACATTGCCAACGACAACGCCAGTGGCGCGAAGGAAACATGATTTTGGTTCGGAAAAGATGAGCGAATATCTGCTGGGATCAAGGAATCTCAAAGTATTCCCCGTTGCCATGAGTCTCATAGCCAG CTATATATCTGGCGTTACGATACTCGGCACCACATCGGAAATCTACAATTATGGCACGCAATATTGGTTTATAGCCATCGCAATTGTGCTGCAGGGTATTGCTGTATCCTATATCTATATACCGGTATTTTCTGCTCTACAAGTTGGCTCTTCCTATGAG TACCTGGAGATGCGTTTCCATTCGGTGATACGCAGCATAGCATCGTTTATGTTCATTTTGGATGAG ATACTATTTTTGCCCTTTATTGTGTATGTGCCAGCTTTGGCTCTAAATCAGG TCTCCGGCATCAATCTCCACGTCATAGCGGTGATAATCGTAGTTGTTTGCGTTTTCTATACGTTTGTG GGCGGCATCAAGGCCGTTGTCCACACAGATGCCTGGCAGGTGCTGGTCATGTTCCTCTCcgttctggctgtggctgttttgGCCACTTATTATGCCAATGGCTGGGATGCCCTCTTCGATGATGCCTCCAAGGGCGGACGTCTGATCTTTACCAACACGGATCCCTCCCCGTATGTGCGTCACACTATCTGGAGCGTGCTCATTGGCGGCTTCTCCTATTGGACCTCCTTCAATGCGGTGAATCAGACCATGGTGCAGCGCTACATGTCGCTGCCTTCGCTGAAAAAGGCTCGTGCGTCTATGGCCATTTTCACCATAGGAGTTGCtgcctttgtttctgtttgctgctaTGTGGGTCTGCTGATCTTTGAGATGTACAAGGACTGCGATCCATTGAGTTCGGGTTTGATAACG CACGACGATCAACTGTTGCCCCTCTTTGTGGTCCAGAGTGTAGGTCACATCTATGGCATGCCCGGACTATTTATTGCTGGCATATTTGGCGCTGCTTTGAGCTCACTTTCGGTGGTGTTGAACTCCACATCGCTGGTCATTCTGGAGGACATTGTGCGTGGCTGCTTCAAGATGAAGCCCAGCGAAAGAGCCTCCAACATTGTGGTCAAATCCACCGTCATAGTCCTTGGCTTTGTGGCACTTTCCTTGGTGTTTGTGCTCGAGCAGCTGAGTGGAATTCTGAGCATTTGCACCTCGATGACGGCCATTGCAGCGGGCACAACCTTTGGTCTGTTTACACTCGGCATGCTCGTGCCCTGGGCCAACACAGTGGGCACTGCTGTGGGTGGCATAGCCAGTGCGCTGCTCGCTGGTTGGATATCCTTTGGCACACAGTTTACTATTGCAGCGGGCGAACTTAATTCCCAGAAGCTGCCCATTTCCGTGGAGGGTTGTGTGGGCAATGTCACAATGCCCGAGAACATTTGGGTGGATGAGGAGCAAGTGTTCCCGTTGTATCGACTGTCCTATCACTGGATAAATCCCATTGGCGTGGCCACAGCGATAGTGGTGGGTGCACTCGTCTCGCTGGTGACCAAACCCACAGATATAAAGAGTCTAGATCCGGATGTTATATCACCAGTGATTCACAG ATTCCTGCCAAAAGAATGCTTTGAGGGACGCAATCTTCATGCGCAGGCGCACAAGAACCTCCTGAATAGCAGCACATGA
- the LOC117902797 gene encoding metallophosphoesterase 1 homolog gives MRWLYACFVIILCALIFCEYVADFVVLQKCKWPEIKCKKYVDDPLRAMIIADPHLLGPHRGHWLDQFYREWHMTRAFQAASRLFQPDVVFVLGDLFDEGDMVSDKQFKEYVWRYLQMFRLPPGIPLISVVGNHDVGFHYKMHPFFMSRFQNDLNYSLVHLYTIKQIHFVIINSMAMEADGCMFCNEAESALKNISRTLHCMKYPEEAECARTRRHPYSQPILLQHFPTYRISDTMCQEHDAPFIEAYRERFHVLSKESTDMLGELLKPRLAFAGHSHHFCHSINRLGIDEFTVASFSWRNKINPSFMLATLTPDDYVVSKCKMLPQQFVYNSYMCAGLMCLLVIAWRLMKSLRSSRYLDTDQHPKHH, from the exons ATGCGCTGGCTTTATGCCTGCTTCGTGATTATACTGTGTGCCCTCATATTCTGCGAATATGTGGCCGATTTTGTGGTTCTGCAAAAGTGCAAATGGCCAGAGATAAAGTGTAAGAAGTATGTGGATGATCCCCTGCGTGCCATGATCATAGCCGATCCCCATTTACTGGGCCCCCATCGCGGCCACTGGCTGGACCAGTTCTACAGGGAATGGCACATGACCAGAGCCTTCCAGGCGGCCTCACGCCTCTTCCAGCCGGacgttgtttttgtgttgggcGATCTGTTCGATGAGGGCGATATGGTTAGCGATAAGCAATTCAAGGAATACGTCTGGAGGTATTTGCAAATGTTTCGCCTACCGCCTGGCATACCGCTAATTAGTGTTGTGGGCAACCATGACGTGGGCTTCCATTACAA AATGCATCCCTTCTTCATGTCACGCTTTCAGAATGATCTTAACTACTCGCTGGTGCACTTGTATACCATTAAACAGATTCATTTTGTGATTATCAACTCCATGGCCATGGAGGCCGATGGCTGCATGTTCTGCAATGAGGCAGAATCTGCTCTCAAAAATATTTCGCGCACTCTCCACTGCATGAAGTATCCCGAGGAGGCAGAGTGTGCACGCACACGTCGCCATCCGTACAGTCAGCCCATActgctgcagcattttccTACGTACCGCATCTCCGATACCATGTGCCAGGAGCACGATGCACCCTTCATTGAGGCCTATCGCGAGCGCTTTCATGTGCTTTCCAAAGAGTCCACGGACATGCTGGGTGAGCTGCTGAAGCCACGCCTGGCCTTTGCGGGGCACTCGCATCACTTTTGTCACAGCATCAATCGACTGGGCATCGATGAATTTACGGTCGCCTCTTTTAGCTGGCGGAATAAGATAAATCCTAGCTTTATGCTG GCCACTTTAACACCCGATGACTATGTGGTTTCCAAGtgcaaaatgctgccacagcaatttgtttataatagTTACATGTGTGCCGGCTTAATGTGTCTCCTGGTCATTGCCTGGCGGCTTATGAAATCCTTGCGCAGCAGCCGCTATCTGGACACAGATCAGCATCCAAAGCATCACTAG
- the LOC117902794 gene encoding chitinase domain-containing protein 1 yields MHPSDALVVLLPLLLSGQLSSVQGTLSPNDKPKSKQQKEVLRGPQDDDVFGLGLVSPEPLAKDILAHHRAYYKDTATRRFNGTTLGYVTPWNSHGYDVAKIFAKKFDIISPVWLQIVKQGDAYAVAGMHDIDAGWVSDVRRKGKVQQQQLQRTVKVFPRFIFDHFTDRDIKLLLSDAKERTKVNEALIKCCKDNHFDGLVLEVWSQLAGRIDDKILFNLVLQMAKELQKQQLRLILVIPPYRKDTGILFGEKHMDTLYKHIYAFSLMTYDFSSVQRPGANAPLYFVRQAVETIAPKGCADMEAKRSKILLGLNMYGNDYTPDGGGPITFSQYLDLVKNVKKHLTYDERDVENFFEIKNENGRHIVFYPTLYSINERVKLAQELGVGISIWELGQGLNYFYDLF; encoded by the exons ATGCATCCGTCTGATGCGCTCGTGGTTCTCCTCCCTCTCCTGCTGAGCGGCCAATTGTCCAGCGTCCAGGGCACGCTGTCACCCAATGACAAgccgaaaagcaaacagcaaaaagaagtgCTGCGTGGACCACAAGATGATGATGTCTTCGGCCTGGGTTTGGTGTCGCCGGAGCCCCTGGCCAAGGATATTCTAGCACATCACAGAGCCTACTACAAGGACACGGCAACCAGGCGATTCAATGGCACCACCTTAGGCTATGTGACGCCG TGGAATTCTCATGGCTATGATGTGGCCAAGATATTTGCCAAGAAGTTCGACATCATCTCTCCTGTATGGCTGCAAATTGTAAAGCAAGGAGATGCCTATGCGGTGGCTGGAATGCACGACATCGATGCGGGCTGGGTGAGCGATGTCCGGCGTAAGGGAAaggtgcaacaacagcagctgcagcgcacaGTTAAAG TATTCCCCCGATTTATATTCGATCATTTTACCGATCGTGACATAAAGCTGCTGCTCAGCGATGCCAAGGAGCGCACAAAAGTCAATGAGGCTCTGATTAAATGCTGCAAGGACAATCATTTCGATGGTCTTGTGCTGGAGGTATGGTCACAGCTGGCAGGACGCATTGACGATAAGATTCTGTTCAATTTGGTGCTGCAAAtgg CCAAGGAGctacagaagcagcagctgcgtctTATCCTGGTCATTCCACCATATCGTAAGGACACGGGCATTCTCTTTGGGGAAAAGCACATGGACACGCTGTACAAGCACATCTACGCCTTCTCCTTGATGACTTACGACTTCTCCAGCGTGCAGCGACCGGGCGCCAATGCGCCTTTGTATTTTGTTCGTCAGGCTGTGGAGACAATTGCCCCCAAGGGTTGTGCTGACATGGAGGCCAAGCGTTCGAAGATACTCCTGGGACTCAATATGTACGGCAATGACTACACACCCGATGGTGGCGGGCCCATCACCTTTTCGCAGTATTTGGACTTggtgaaaaatgtgaaaaaacatttGACCTACGATGAGCGGGATGTGGAGAATTTTTTCGAAATCAA AAACGAAAATGGTCGCCACATCGTTTTTTATCCCACTTTGTACTCCATCAATGAGCGTGTGAAGCTGGCCCAGGAATTGGGTGTCGGTATATCCATTTGGGAGCTGGGACAGGGCCTTAATTACTTTTATGATCTCTTTTAG